The DNA window CCGCCGATGGCGCCCGCCATGCCCAGCTTTGGTGGCGGTTCACTTCCGGGGCTTGGTTCCACCGGCGGCTGGGAAGCGCCCGGCGGCCTTCCGCTCGCCGGACTGCAAGGCGGCGACGGAACCGATCCCGCTGTCGACGAACTGGCCGACGAGGAGCTGCCGGACGCCCAAGACCAGGACCCGAGTGCACACGACCTTTCGACCGACGCCGGCGACGGGCCCACCGACCAGCAGGGCACACCCGACGAGCCGCCGGTCGGTCCGACGCCGGTGACCTTGCCCGACGGGGAAACAGCGACAGCCGCCACCCCGCAATTGGCGGCGGCGATCACGGCCGCCGTCGGCGGCACCCCGATAGCGGAAGCCTTCCAACAGCAGGGCATGACGATTCCCCCACCGGGAACCGCCGTTCCCAACCCCGTCGATTCCCTGCGGTTGAGTCCCGGCGATATCGGTATGTTCACCGACCGACACGCCCTCGCCCTTGGCCCTGGCAAGGCGCTTCTCGACGGCCAAATTCAACACATCGCCACCGTGAGCGGGCCGAGCTTCCTAGGCTGGGAGCATCCGCCGGCGGCGACCGCGGCAATGACGCCGGCCAAGCCTGACCCACCGACACCTACCCGGCCGGCGACCTCGTCGACCACCTGACAGAAATGAACTCGCCGGCAAAACCGGCGGGAGTAAACGGGAGAAGCGGATGGCAGATTCGATTCATATAGTGCCTGCGCACCTGCGTCAGGCTGCCGCGCACCACCAGGACACATCGGAGTATTTGCGTACCGTGCCGTCGTCGCACGCCGCCATCCAAGAGAGCCTCGATTCGCTGGGGCCGATCTTCAGTGAATTGCGCGACGCGGGCCGTGAGCTGTTGGAACTTCGACGTCAGTGTTATGAGCAGCAAGCTGCTGACCACGCCGATCTGGCCGACAAGTTGACCGCTTCGGCGACGATGTGGGAACAGCACGAGCAGGAGGCGGCAGGTAAGTTCGGCGACATCGTCGACCGCGGTCGATGACCGACGCGAATCCCGCTTTTGACACTGTTCACCCGAGTGGACACATCCTTGTCCGCTCTTGCCGCGGCGGTTATATGCACAGCGTCGCGCTGAGCGAAGAGGCGATGGAAACCGACGCCGAGACGCTGGCGCAGGGCATCCTGCTGACCGCCGACGTGTCGTGCCTCAAAGCGTTGCTGGAAATTCGTGAGGAGATCGTCGCGGCCGGGCATACCCCCTCCGCGGAGGTCCCGACCCCCCGCGATCTGGATGCGGCGATTGAGAAGTTGCTGGCGCACAAATTGCGGCGGCGTAACGGCGCGCGGTAGTCGAATGTCAGGGCAGCTGCCGGCCTAGCGCAGCCACGGCTTGGCTGCGTTGGGATCGGGAGCGATTCCGGTCGGCGGTTCTACCGGATTGGGGCCGAACAACTCTCGCGCGCGAGCGAGCAAGGTGCGCACCTCGTCGAGTTGCTGCTGCAGTGCAGAATCAGCCATGTCCTCACGCTACCCAGGGCCTCGCGACCGCACAATTCACTGACCGCACAAGTCGCCCGCCAGGTCCCGGTACGCTTAGCCGGTGGCGGTCTTCGGTCGGATGTCGGCGCGCCAACGCCTCCGGAGAGCTACCCGGGAATCACTGGCGACCCCGGCTTTCAGCTCCCCTGTCGACTGCACCCCGTGGGTGACAGGCGGGTTGTGGCCTGCCGAATTGTCGACGATCACGGCCGAAACTGCCACTCTCGCTGAGTATCTCAAGGCCGACCTGGAGCGAATTGCTCACGCCGCCAATGATCAGTTGAAGTTGCTCAAGCGAGCGGGAATGACCGACCTATCCCGCCAGGCGGCAGAGGCGCGCGTCATCGACGAGGCTCGCGGCCGCGCCGTGCGCCGAGTCGAATCGACGATTCGTTACCTGCATGCGGTGCAGAGCGGAGCCCAAACGCCCCCTGCTCCCCCACCGAGGGTCGAGCCGTCCAGGGCCGACCTGGAAAAAACGCAGGTGCTGCCCGCAATCCGCGAGGTCAAGCCCATCGTCGAAGCGCCCGCACCGAGCGCACCCACGCCATCCCCACGTCCGGGCAGGAGACGTCGTCGCCGAGCGGCCGCGCTCGAGCAGGTCGCCGACATCGGCACGCCGCAGGCACCCGAGCAGGAAGCCCCTGCCGACGGCCCCACCCCCATCACCGCCGACGTGTCACATCTCGACGAGACACAAGTCATCCCGGTGGTCAGGGCCGAGCCCGTTTCGCCGCTGCCCGAGCCGGCTCCGGATCAGGCCGATTCCGGTCGCCACCACGCGATCGTCGAGCCGGCCGTCGTCGAGCCGGACGCCGTCGAGGACGAGCCCACCGCCGCCGCCGAGGGGTCCCATCTCGAGGAGACGCAGGTCATTCCCGTGGTCACCCCGGCGATGTTCGAGGCGCCGACGCAGCGTGCGCCGGAGTCGACGCCGGATCAGGCCGACTCCGGTTGTCACCGCGTGGTCGTTGACGAGACGGTCGTCGTTAAGGCGGAGCCGCAGGTGGTCCCGCCGGAAGCCGTGGCCGACGCCACGCCCGCCGCCGCCGACGTCACCCCTGCCGCCGCCGAGAACGCCACCCGCGCCGCGGCCGAAGCCGAAACCGCCGCCTTCCCCGCCGCCCGGCCGCGCAGCGAAAAGCCTTTGACCACAACAGGATTGGACAACGCACGGCTGAACAGGCTGCTCGAATTCGTGGTCCGGCAGGAGCCACGCGTGAATTGGGCGATCGGAGATCGCGCTGACGGCACGACGGTACTGGTCACCGATCTGGCGCACGGATGGATACCCTCAGGCATCACCCTTCCGGCCGGCGTGCGCTTGTTGGAACCCGAGCGTCGCACCGGCGGGGTCGCCACACTGATCGGCGAAACGGCGCGTGTCGTCACTTACGCTCCCGGCGATTCGTTGCATCGCTCGGTGGATTTCGCCGCGACAACGTCGTCGGTCGAGCCCCGCGCGCTGCCCGCGATCGAGGATTTGGCGAGCGTGCTGAGTGCGGCCACATGTGGGCGTGACGATCTGCCCAAGATCGTGCCGAGGCTGGCACAAGCCGCCGCCGCGGGAACGTTTGTCGTCGACCAGGAGGTCGACGTGCTGCGGGTACATCTCGATACCGCGCGCTACCAGCTGCTCGTGCAGTATCCAAACGTCAATCCCGCGCTCCTGCTCAAGTGCTTATTGATGGCCGCCACCGAGGGCATCGCCAGCGGAGACGCGGTGTCGGCGAACTACCACCTCGCCTGGTATCAAAAGCTCGCCGGGTGAGCGCCCAACAAGTTGGGCGCAAACCTGCTCGCGTGTGAATTGACGCTGGTCGGAGGGGTCGACGATACTGGCATGGTGGCGGGTTCGGGCAGTCGCGCGAATCTCAGCGAGAAGGATCTCGTCGAATCGGTTCTTCGGGAACTGAGCGAGGCGGCCGACAAGTGGGAAGCCCTGGTAGCGCAGGCCGAGGCCGTCACCTACAGCGTCGACCTGGGCGACATTCACGCGGTGGCGAATTCCGACGGCCGGTTGCTGGAACTGACTTTGCATCCCGGGGTGATCACCGGATACGGCCACGGCGAGTTGGCCGAAAGACTGAACCTCGCGATCACCGCGCTGCGCGAGGAGGCCGAGGCCGAGAACCGGGCGAGCTACGGCGGCCCGCTGCACTGACGGCCGCGTTTCACGCGCTCATCGACCGGTGCTTGGACCGGGTGGGCCCCGGCTCTCTTCGCGCGTTCGTCGCGCTCATCGACCGGTGCTTGGACCGGGTGGGCCCCGGCTCTCTTCGCGCGTTCGTCGCGCTCATCGACCGGTGCCGGGAGGCCCGGCGAAAGCCTGCGCGATCTCCAGCCAGCGCTGGGCGTCGGCCCCATGCGCGGTGATGTTGAGGGCGCTGAGCGGGCGGCGCTGAGTGACCAGAAAGCAGAAGTCTTCGGCGGAACCGCTGACTCGCTGGGCCGCGTCGGGTGATCCCCAGCTCCACGTGTCGCCGCTGGGTCCGCGCAGCTCGACGAGGAACGGCTCGGCCGGTGGCTCCAGATTGTTCACGAAAAACGCGTAGTCGCGGGTGCGCACCCCTAGATGGGCGATCGACCGGAGCCGGTCGGTGGCCACCCTCTTGACCCCCAACGCGTCGGCGACGTCCAGCCCGTGGGCCCACGTTTCCATCAACCGCGCGGTAGCCATTGACGCTGCACTCATCGGCGGCCCGAACCAGGGAAGTTTGCGCCCGGCGGGAACCAACAGCAGTTCGTCGTGCAATCGGGCGCGCGTGGCCCGCCAATCGGCCAGCAGTTCGGCCGGCGCCAGAGCCGCCAACTCTTCGGCGCCCGCGTCGACGAAGCCGGTCGGGTCGGCCGCGGCGGCCTTGAGCTCTTCGGCGAAGCCGGCCTCATCGGTGACCGAGGTCAGCGCGACCCGGTCGGTCCACCACAGGTGGCCGATCTGGTGGGCGATGGTCCAGCCGGGCGCGGGCGTCGGATCGGCCCAGCGTTCGGCCGGCAACGGCGCAACCAGGGCGTCAAGCTCATCGCTTTCGGCCCGTAGGTCCGCCACGATCGGTTCGAGACCCGCCATCATCGCCTCCGCTCGTCGGTTGCGCCCGCCGGGTAACGATTATTCGCCTGCTCCGTGCGCCGGCCCAGGAAGCTGTGCATGGCCAGGCCGACCAGGTACAGCCCCGACCCGAACAGCGCGAATGCGGGTGCGTGCCCGTCGTCGGGAATCAAGATGGCGGCCACCGTGATTGAGACGATGAACGCGACCCAGAACAGTGCGTCCTGTACGGCGAACACATGCCCGCGAAGAGCGTCGTCGACGTCCATCTGGATCGCGGTGTCGGCGCAAAGCTTGACCATCTGGCCGGTGACGCCGAGCAAAAAGCCGCACGCGACCATGACCGGGAGCAGCAGCTCGGCGCCGGCGACCTCGATGATGGCCGACGCCGCCAACGCACCGTTGGCCGTCGCGTAACGGCCCCATCGGCGGATCGCCGGCGGTGTCAGGACATTGGCCAAAAACGCGCCCAGCCCCGCGGCGCCGAAGAACAGTAACGCGGTGCCGAATCCCCCACCCTCGAGGTTGGGCATGTGATGGACCAGCAACAAGACCAGCAACGAGTTGATGCCGACGACCATCCGGTGGGTGGCCAACCCGGACAGGGTGGCGGCGACCGTGGGACGCTGCGCCACCGTCCGCGCGCCGTGCAGCCAGCCGGTGATCACCGCGTAGATGACCGGTCCGTGGATCGCTCGCCAGGTGTCGTCGGGGCCCAACGCCCGGGCACCGAATCGCCACGACAACAGCAACGCGATCGACACGGGAACCGCGGTGAGGAACACGATCGCCGAGGCGCCCTTGTCGCTGGCCCCGAAGATGAACCGGGGCACCAGCATGAAGTTTGCGCCGAAGAACGCTGCGATAGCTCCGGACGCGGTGGCGACCGAGTTCATCGTCACCACTTGCTCCCGCGGAACCACGTGCGGCAGCGACGCCGACAGCCCGGATCCGACGAACCGGGACAGCCCGTTGGCGAACAGGGCCCCCAGCAATAGCGGCAAGTCGCCGGCCCGCACCGCGAGGATCGTGCCGATCGCGGCGAACAGGATCAGCCGACCCACGTTGGCACCGACGAGCACCAGGCGCCGATCCCAACGGTCCATCAGTGCACCGGCGAAAGGTCCCAACAGCGAATACGGCAAGAACAGAACCGTGAAGGCGCGCGCGATGGACATCGGATCGGCAGCCCGATCCGGGTTGAACAGCAGCGCCCCGGCCAGCGCCGCCTGGAACAAACCGTCGCCGAACTGGCTCGCCACCCGCACCTGCAGCAGCCGCCAGAAATCTGGCAAAGCGCGCACCGACCGCCAGACTTCGACGGGTGCGCTGGACTGCATCCGAGTTGGAATCACGAAACCGACTTCCACGATTGGGGTTGGCAAAGCTCGCGCGGTCAAAGCCATCCCAATAACAGTACAAATCTTCGCGGCCCACCCCGTCGATTGCCCTGGGGCGACCGGGCACCGGATGCGATGATGGTCTGGTGCCGCCGCCGGAGGACCCAGAGGACTACGTCGCACCCGCCGCGCAACGCGTGCGCGCGGGCACCTTGCTGCTCGCCAACACCGATCTCCTCGAACCGACGTTTCGGCGCAGCGTGATCTACATCGTCGAGCACAACGACGGCGGCACGCTGGGTGTCGTGCTGAACCGCGCCAGCGAAACCGCGGTGTACAACGTGTTGCCACAGTGGACCAAGCTGTCGGCCAAGCCGAAGACGATGTTCATCGGGGGCCCGGTGAAGCGTGACGCCGCGCTGTGCCTGGCGACGCTGCGCATCGGCGCCGACCCGCACGACGCGCCGGGCCTGCGGCACGTGGACGGCCGGGTGGTGATGGTCGATCTGGACGCCGAGCCCGACGTGATCGCGCCGCTGGTCGAAGGGGTGCGGATCTTCGCGGGATACTCGGGCTGGACTATCGGTCAGCTTGAAGGCGAGATCGAACGCGACGATTGGATTGTGTTGTCCGCCTTGCCATCCGACGTGCTAGTCGGACCGAGGTCGGATCTGTGGGGCCAGGTCCTGCGTCGCCAGCCGCTGCCGCTTTCGCTGCTTGCCACCCACCCCATCGACGTCAGCCGAAACTAGGGCCTCTCCCCCAGTTCAGATCAGTGGCACGACTGCGTGCAGCCGGCGCAGCTGCCGGCACACGCGGGCGCCGCCGCCTCCTGGCGCAGCGCGAACCGCGCGCTCTGCCAGGAACCCGCGGCCAGCGTTCCCAGTGCGCCCACGACACAGACGATGAGCACAATCAGCGCGGTAGCCGGGACCGCGGCCATGGCCACCACGCCTCCGGCGGCCAGCATCACCGCGACCGCCAGCTGGGTCGGCGCCATCGCGCGCAGCGCCAATGCAGTGGCGCCGGAACTCCGGTTGTGTGCAAGCGACCAAGTGCCGAACCCCGCCGAGGCCGCCGCCGCACACATGCACAGCACGCCCGCAATCAGCATGCGCTCACAATACGAGCCGGTTTACCGGCGCGCGAATCCGGCTCGGCGGGTGTCGGTGCCGCCGTCGTCAGTGCTGCAGGAACGAGAAGTTCGGGAGCGGGGGCAGGCCCGGCACCATGGCCAGCAGGCTGGGCGTGCGCTGCTGACCCGCCATGGGTGCCTGCGCGGGGAGCCCGACCGGCGCCGCGGGCGAGGTCTGGGCGAGCGGTACGAGCGGGCTTGCGGCCGGTGCCGGGGCGACCGGAGCCGGAGCAACTGGAGCCGCGACCGGCGCCGGGGCAACCGGGGCAGCGACTGGAGCCGGCGCGGTGGGAGCCGGTGCGGGCAGCCCGACCGGAGAGGCAGCGCGCGCCGGGGCGGGCGCACCGGGCGCGCTCACGCGGAACCCGTTGATGATGGCGTCGGTGGCCGGTGCGTCGGCGACGCTCACCGCGCGATCGGTGGTCACCGACAGCGACACGAGATACTTGTCGGGTCCCGACGAGGCGATGACGTGGCGCCGCGACGTGTTGAGCGTCAAGTCACCGTCGCGATAGGTGCCTTCGACGACCGACGACGGGAAGCCACCGAAATCGGCCATCGAGGCGTTGGTGGGCTGCCATGCCAGCAGTTTCTGGCTGTCGACGTAGCCGTGGGTGATGGCCTCTTTCGGATCGAAGGTGCCGACCAGCTTGTACACCACGACCTGGGCGTTCGATGAGTAAATGCTGCTGCCCTGCCGGTCGGCGATGACCGCGAACGCATCGGGCACGTTGGGATCAGGCACCTGGGTCCAGCGCGCGGGCACCGGCAACGTGATGTCGAGTGCCTTGAAGCCCTGGGCCTTCTGGGGTTCGAGCTTCACGCCCTTCGACTGCAGGAATTCGCGGATCGTTCCGGACGTCGCGGGAGCCGGGGCCGGAGCCGCCGGCGTGGCAGCGGCCGGTGCCGTGGTGCCCGGGACGGCGGCGGTGGCCGGCGGGACGATCTGATTGCCGGCCGGCGGGGCCGCGAGGTATCTGCTCGGCGGCACCAGCTCGGGCCCGAGGTTCTGCGGCGCCGGCGCGGGAACCGCGGGGACGGGTGCTGGCGCAGGAGGCAACGGGTCTGCGGATGCCGTGCCGCCCACAACAACCGCCAGGCCCATCAGGCCAGCGACCATACCGCCGAGGAGTGCCCGGTGGACGGGGACGATCTCAATCATCTGCGTCGGTCCTTCCAATGGCTCGGTACCAGAAGCCGTCGATAGTGGCTGACTGTAACTACAGGTCAACGGCGGTGAACAGGCTCGAAACACACCTGGGATGAACCTCTGATCGGTGCGCAATGGAACCGAGATCAACCTGTGGCCGGCGGCCCCGTCGTGTCGGTCCTTATACCCTGTTCAGGTGACCGACTCCCCGACCGCTTCGCCAGCAAGCAACTCTGGCGCCGCCCCGGCCGACTCCGACGCGCCGCCGTATCGCTACACCGCGGCGCTGGCGGGCCGTATCGAAGGCGTGTGGCAGGAGAACTGGGCGAAGCTGGGAACGTTCAACGTGCCCAACCCGGTCGGTTCGCTGGCTCCGCTGGACGGCGCCGCCGTCCCGGACGACAAGTTGTTCGTGCAGGACATGTTTCCTTACCCGTCGGGGGAGGGTCTGCATGTCGGCCACCCGCTGGGCTACATCGCAACAGACGTGTACGCCCGCTACTTCCGGATGACCGGCCGTAACGTGTTGCATGCGTTGGGGTTTGATGCCTTCGGACTGCCCGCAGAGCAGTATGCGGTGCAGACCGGCACCCACCCGCGCACCCGGACCGAGGCCAACGTGGTGAATTTCCGGCGCCAACTGGGGCGCCTGGGCCTCGCCCACGACAGCCGGCGCAGCTTCTCCACCACCGACGTCGAGTTCTACAAGTGGACCCAGTGGATCTTCCTGCAGATCTACAACGCCTGGTTCGACACCGCCGCCAACAAGGCCCGCCCCATCGCCGAGCTGGTCGCCGAATTCGAGTCCGGTGCCCGCGCCCTCGAGGACGGGCGGGACTGGGCCGGCTTGTCGGCGGGGGAGCGGGCCGACGTGATCGACGGCCACCGGCTGGTCTATCGGGCCGACTCGATGGTGAACTGGTGTCCCGGCCTGGGCACCGTGCTGGCCAACGAAGAGGTCACCGCCGACGGCCGCAGCGACCGCGGCAACTTCCCTGTCTTCCGGAAACGATTGCGGCAGTGGATGATGCGGATCACCGCGTACTCCGATCGGCTGCTCGACGACCTCGAGGTGCTGGACTGGCCCGAACCCGTCAAGACCATGCAGCGCAACTGGATCGGCCGATCCACCGGCGCCAAAGCGCTGTTCGCGGCCGCCGGGCGCGACGGCGAGACGGTCGATATCGAGGTGTTCACCACCCGGCCCGACACGTTGTTCGGCGCCACCTACTTGGTGCTGGCGCCCGAGCACGACCTGGTCGACAAGTTGGTGGCGGCCGCCTGGCCGGAGGGCACCGACCCGCGCTGGACGTATGGCGCGGCCACACCCGGTGCGGCCGTTGCCGCCTACCGGCAGGCGATTGGGTCGAAGTCCGACCTCGAGCGCCAGGAAAGCAAAGCGAAGACCGGCGTCTTCTTGGGCAGTTACGCCGCCAATCCCACCAACGGGAAGCCCGTGCCGATCTTCATCGCCGACTATGTGTTGGCCGGATACGGAACCGGGGCGATCATGGCGGTCCCCGGCCACGACCAGCGCGACTGGGACTTCGCCCACGAATTCGGCCTTCCGGTCGTGGAAGTCATTGCCGGCGGCGACATTTCGGAATCCGCCTACGCCGGTGACGGGGTACTGGTCAACTCCGGCTACCTCGACGGATTGGATGTGGCCGCGGCCAAGGAAAAGATCACCGCCCGCTTGGAGGCCGATGGCCGCGGCTGGGCGCGCGTCGAATTCAAGTTGCGCGACTGGCTTTTCGCCCGGCAGCGTTACTGGGGCGAACCGTTCCCCATCGTCTACGACTCAGACGGACGTGCGCATGCACTCGACGAGGCCGCACTGCCGGTCGAGCTGCCCGACGTGCCGGATTACTCGCCGGTGCTGTTCGACCCCGACGACGCCGACAGCGAGCCCTCACCGCCGTTGGCCAAGGCGACGGAGTGGGTGCACGTCGAGCTGGACCTGGGCGACGGCCTGAAGCCCTACAGCCGGGACACCAACGTGATGCCGCAGTGGGCGGGCAGCTCCTGGTATGAACTGCGCTACACCGATCCGCATAATTCGGAAAGGTTCTGCGACAAGGAGAATGAAGCCTACTGGATGGGTCCGCGACCGGCCGAGCACGGGCCGCAGGATCCGGGCGGGGTCGACCTGTACGTCGGCGGCGCCGAGCACGCGGTGCTGCATCTGCTGTATGCGCGGTTCTGGCACAAGGTCCTATACGACCTGGGCCATGTGAGTTCGCGGGAACCTTACCGTCGGCTGGTCAACCAGGGCTACATCCAGGCTTTCGCCTACACCGACGCGCGCGGGTCTTACGTGCCGGCCGAAGAAGTGGTCGAACGCGACGGCCGCTTCGTCTACCCGGGGCCCGGGGGAGAGGTCGAAGTCTTCCAGGAATTCGGGAAAATCGGCAAGAGCCTGAAGAATTCGATCTCGCCCGACGAGATCTGCGACGACTACGGCGCTGACACACTGCGGGTCTACGAGATGTCGATGGGCCCGCTGGAGGCGTCCCGGCCGTGGGCGACCAAGGACGTCGTAGGAGCGCACCGCTTCCTGCAGCGCGTGTGGCGGTTGGTGGTCGACGAGCAGACCGGTGACACCCGCGTGGTCGGCGGGCCCGCACAAGCGTTGGCGACCGGCACGCTTCGAGCGCTGCATCGCACCATCGCCGGTGTCGCGGAAGACTATGCCGCACTGCGCAATAACACCGCCGCGGCCAAACTCATCGAATACACCAATCATCTCACCAAGGAGCACCGTGACGCGGTGCCGCGCGCGGCGGTCGAGCCGCTGGTGTTGATGTTGGCGCCCCTGGCCCCGCACATGGCCGAGGAATTGTGGCTGCGACTGGGCCACGAGACCCCGCTGGCGCACGGTCCGTTCCCGGTCGCCGACCCCGCCTATCTGGTCGATGACACGGTGGAGTACCCGGTGCAGGTGAACGGCAAGGTGCGCGGCCGAGTGCAGGTGGCCGCCGACGCCGATCAGGACACCCTGAAGGCCGCGGCGCTCGCCGATGAAAAGGTTCAGGCGTTCTTGGCGGGGGCAAACCCGCGCAAGGTGATCGTGGTCCCCGGCCGGCTGGTCAATCTGGTTGTGTAGCGGCGCCTAATGCTGGGCGGGCCGCAGCACCACCTCGTGCATGTGACCGTCGGGCGGGGTGGCTACCGCATTGGCGACCGCGGTCGCGACAGTTTCGGGCTTCAAAAACTTGGCGGGGTCGTAGGTGCCGCCCTCGAACTCGACGAGTTCGCGCTGCATGTCGCTGTCGGTCCGGCCCGGATAGATCGTCGTCACCCGCAAATCGGATTCATCGCTGCGCAGCGAATCCGCGAAGGCGCGCAGCGCAAACTTACTTGCCGAGTACGACGCCATACTCCGCGAAGCGTTGCGGCCCGCCCCGGAGTTGATGAACACCACCTGGCCGTGCGCTTGTCGCAGCGCCGGCAACAGCGCCAGCGTGAGTTCCACCGGTCCAAAGACGTTTACCGCGAACGTGGCACGCCATTCGTCGACGTTCGATTCGGCGACACTGCCGGGTATGGACAATCCCGCGTTGTGCACCAGCACGTCGAGTTCGTCCA is part of the Mycobacterium mantenii genome and encodes:
- a CDS encoding ESX-1 secretion-associated protein yields the protein MADSIHIVPAHLRQAAAHHQDTSEYLRTVPSSHAAIQESLDSLGPIFSELRDAGRELLELRRQCYEQQAADHADLADKLTASATMWEQHEQEAAGKFGDIVDRGR
- a CDS encoding YqgE/AlgH family protein, whose protein sequence is MVPPPEDPEDYVAPAAQRVRAGTLLLANTDLLEPTFRRSVIYIVEHNDGGTLGVVLNRASETAVYNVLPQWTKLSAKPKTMFIGGPVKRDAALCLATLRIGADPHDAPGLRHVDGRVVMVDLDAEPDVIAPLVEGVRIFAGYSGWTIGQLEGEIERDDWIVLSALPSDVLVGPRSDLWGQVLRRQPLPLSLLATHPIDVSRN
- a CDS encoding TIGR03084 family metal-binding protein; this translates as MAGLEPIVADLRAESDELDALVAPLPAERWADPTPAPGWTIAHQIGHLWWTDRVALTSVTDEAGFAEELKAAAADPTGFVDAGAEELAALAPAELLADWRATRARLHDELLLVPAGRKLPWFGPPMSAASMATARLMETWAHGLDVADALGVKRVATDRLRSIAHLGVRTRDYAFFVNNLEPPAEPFLVELRGPSGDTWSWGSPDAAQRVSGSAEDFCFLVTQRRPLSALNITAHGADAQRWLEIAQAFAGPPGTGR
- a CDS encoding DUF5631 domain-containing protein; protein product: MAVFGRMSARQRLRRATRESLATPAFSSPVDCTPWVTGGLWPAELSTITAETATLAEYLKADLERIAHAANDQLKLLKRAGMTDLSRQAAEARVIDEARGRAVRRVESTIRYLHAVQSGAQTPPAPPPRVEPSRADLEKTQVLPAIREVKPIVEAPAPSAPTPSPRPGRRRRRRAAALEQVADIGTPQAPEQEAPADGPTPITADVSHLDETQVIPVVRAEPVSPLPEPAPDQADSGRHHAIVEPAVVEPDAVEDEPTAAAEGSHLEETQVIPVVTPAMFEAPTQRAPESTPDQADSGCHRVVVDETVVVKAEPQVVPPEAVADATPAAADVTPAAAENATRAAAEAETAAFPAARPRSEKPLTTTGLDNARLNRLLEFVVRQEPRVNWAIGDRADGTTVLVTDLAHGWIPSGITLPAGVRLLEPERRTGGVATLIGETARVVTYAPGDSLHRSVDFAATTSSVEPRALPAIEDLASVLSAATCGRDDLPKIVPRLAQAAAAGTFVVDQEVDVLRVHLDTARYQLLVQYPNVNPALLLKCLLMAATEGIASGDAVSANYHLAWYQKLAG
- a CDS encoding MFS transporter, whose translation is MQSSAPVEVWRSVRALPDFWRLLQVRVASQFGDGLFQAALAGALLFNPDRAADPMSIARAFTVLFLPYSLLGPFAGALMDRWDRRLVLVGANVGRLILFAAIGTILAVRAGDLPLLLGALFANGLSRFVGSGLSASLPHVVPREQVVTMNSVATASGAIAAFFGANFMLVPRFIFGASDKGASAIVFLTAVPVSIALLLSWRFGARALGPDDTWRAIHGPVIYAVITGWLHGARTVAQRPTVAATLSGLATHRMVVGINSLLVLLLVHHMPNLEGGGFGTALLFFGAAGLGAFLANVLTPPAIRRWGRYATANGALAASAIIEVAGAELLLPVMVACGFLLGVTGQMVKLCADTAIQMDVDDALRGHVFAVQDALFWVAFIVSITVAAILIPDDGHAPAFALFGSGLYLVGLAMHSFLGRRTEQANNRYPAGATDERRR
- a CDS encoding LpqN/LpqT family lipoprotein, yielding MIEIVPVHRALLGGMVAGLMGLAVVVGGTASADPLPPAPAPVPAVPAPAPQNLGPELVPPSRYLAAPPAGNQIVPPATAAVPGTTAPAAATPAAPAPAPATSGTIREFLQSKGVKLEPQKAQGFKALDITLPVPARWTQVPDPNVPDAFAVIADRQGSSIYSSNAQVVVYKLVGTFDPKEAITHGYVDSQKLLAWQPTNASMADFGGFPSSVVEGTYRDGDLTLNTSRRHVIASSGPDKYLVSLSVTTDRAVSVADAPATDAIINGFRVSAPGAPAPARAASPVGLPAPAPTAPAPVAAPVAPAPVAAPVAPAPVAPAPAASPLVPLAQTSPAAPVGLPAQAPMAGQQRTPSLLAMVPGLPPLPNFSFLQH
- a CDS encoding SDR family oxidoreductase; the protein is MPNVLITGAGGGIGSAIATALAPTHTLLLAGRPSERLDAVAERLGATTFPLDLTDSEDIEAACEIVDELDVLVHNAGLSIPGSVAESNVDEWRATFAVNVFGPVELTLALLPALRQAHGQVVFINSGAGRNASRSMASYSASKFALRAFADSLRSDESDLRVTTIYPGRTDSDMQRELVEFEGGTYDPAKFLKPETVATAVANAVATPPDGHMHEVVLRPAQH
- a CDS encoding DUF2694 family protein; protein product: MTDANPAFDTVHPSGHILVRSCRGGYMHSVALSEEAMETDAETLAQGILLTADVSCLKALLEIREEIVAAGHTPSAEVPTPRDLDAAIEKLLAHKLRRRNGAR
- a CDS encoding DUF2710 family protein, coding for MVAGSGSRANLSEKDLVESVLRELSEAADKWEALVAQAEAVTYSVDLGDIHAVANSDGRLLELTLHPGVITGYGHGELAERLNLAITALREEAEAENRASYGGPLH
- the leuS gene encoding leucine--tRNA ligase, which codes for MTDSPTASPASNSGAAPADSDAPPYRYTAALAGRIEGVWQENWAKLGTFNVPNPVGSLAPLDGAAVPDDKLFVQDMFPYPSGEGLHVGHPLGYIATDVYARYFRMTGRNVLHALGFDAFGLPAEQYAVQTGTHPRTRTEANVVNFRRQLGRLGLAHDSRRSFSTTDVEFYKWTQWIFLQIYNAWFDTAANKARPIAELVAEFESGARALEDGRDWAGLSAGERADVIDGHRLVYRADSMVNWCPGLGTVLANEEVTADGRSDRGNFPVFRKRLRQWMMRITAYSDRLLDDLEVLDWPEPVKTMQRNWIGRSTGAKALFAAAGRDGETVDIEVFTTRPDTLFGATYLVLAPEHDLVDKLVAAAWPEGTDPRWTYGAATPGAAVAAYRQAIGSKSDLERQESKAKTGVFLGSYAANPTNGKPVPIFIADYVLAGYGTGAIMAVPGHDQRDWDFAHEFGLPVVEVIAGGDISESAYAGDGVLVNSGYLDGLDVAAAKEKITARLEADGRGWARVEFKLRDWLFARQRYWGEPFPIVYDSDGRAHALDEAALPVELPDVPDYSPVLFDPDDADSEPSPPLAKATEWVHVELDLGDGLKPYSRDTNVMPQWAGSSWYELRYTDPHNSERFCDKENEAYWMGPRPAEHGPQDPGGVDLYVGGAEHAVLHLLYARFWHKVLYDLGHVSSREPYRRLVNQGYIQAFAYTDARGSYVPAEEVVERDGRFVYPGPGGEVEVFQEFGKIGKSLKNSISPDEICDDYGADTLRVYEMSMGPLEASRPWATKDVVGAHRFLQRVWRLVVDEQTGDTRVVGGPAQALATGTLRALHRTIAGVAEDYAALRNNTAAAKLIEYTNHLTKEHRDAVPRAAVEPLVLMLAPLAPHMAEELWLRLGHETPLAHGPFPVADPAYLVDDTVEYPVQVNGKVRGRVQVAADADQDTLKAAALADEKVQAFLAGANPRKVIVVPGRLVNLVV